A genomic window from Arvicola amphibius chromosome 5, mArvAmp1.2, whole genome shotgun sequence includes:
- the Flrt3 gene encoding leucine-rich repeat transmembrane protein FLRT3 has product MINPAWSLFLIGTKIGLFFQVAPLSVMAKSCPSVCRCDAGFIYCNDRSLTSIPAGIPEDATTLYLQNNQINNVGIPSDLKNLLKVQRIYLYHNSLDEFPTNLPKYVKELHLQENNIRTITYDSLSKIPYLEELHLDDNSVSAVSIEEGAFRDSNYLRLLFLSRNHLSTIPGGLPRTIEELRLDDNRISTISSPSLHGLTSLKRLVLDGNLLNNHGLGDKVFFNLVNLTELSLVRNSLTAAPVNLPGTSLRKLYLQDNHINRVPPHAFSYLRQLYRLDMSNNNLSNLPQGIFDDLDNITQLILRNNPWYCGCKMKWVRDWLQSLPVKVNVRGLMCQAPEKVRGMAIKDLSADLFDCKDSGIVSTIQITTAIPNTAYPAQGQWPAPVTKQPDIKNPKLIKDQRTTGSPARKTILITVKSVTSDTIHISWRLALPMTALRLSWLKLGHSPAFGSITETIVTGDHSEYLVTALEPDSPYRVCMVPMETSNLYLFDETPVCIETETAPLRMYNPTTTLNREQEKEPYKNPNLPLAAIIGGAVALVTIALLALVCWYVHRNGSLFSRNCAYSKGRRRKDDYAEAGTKKDNSILEIRETSFQMLPISNEPISKEEFVIHTIFPPNGMNLYKNNHSESSSNRSYRDSGIPDSDHSHS; this is encoded by the coding sequence ATGATCAATCCAGCCTGGAGCCTCTTCCTCATCGGGACTAAAATTGGACTGTTCTTCCAAGTGGCACCTCTGTCAGTTATGGCTAAATCCTGTCCATCTGTGTGCCGCTGTGATGCGGGTTTCATCTACTGTAACGATCGCTCTCTGACATCCATTCCAGCGGGAATTCCGGAGGATGCTACAACACTCTACCTTCAGAACAATCAAATAAACAATGTTGGGATTCCTTCCGATTTGAAAAACTTGCTGAAAGTACAAAGAATATACCTATACCACAACAGTTTAGATGAATTTCCCACCAACCTTCCAAAGTACGTGAAAGAGTTACATTTGCAAGAGAATAACATCAGAACTATCACGTATGACTCACTTTCGAAAATTCCGTACCTGGAGGAGTTACACTTGGATGATAACTCCGTTTCTGCCGTGAGCATCGAAGAGGGAGCATTTCGAGACAGCAACTATCTGCGACTGCTTTTTCTGTCCCGCAACCACCTGAGCACCATCCCCGGGGGCTTGCCCAGGACTATAGAAGAGCTGCGCCTGGATGACAATCGCATATCGACTATCTCTTCACCGTCACTTCACGGTCTCACAAGCCTGAAACGCCTGGTTTTAGATGGAAACTTGTTGAACAACCACGGTCTGGGTGACAAAGTTTTCTTCAATTTAGTAAACTTAACAGAACTGTCTCTGGTGCGGAATTCCTTGACAGCCGCACCTGTGAACCTTCCGGGTACAAGCCTGAGGAAGCTTTACCTTCAAGACAACCACATCAACCGGGTACCCCCACATGCTTTTTCCTATTTAAGGCAGCTGTATCGACTTGATATGTCCAATAATAACCTAAGCAATTTACCTCAGGGTATCTTTGATGATTTGGACAATATAACGCAACTGATTCTTCGCAACAACCCCTGGTATTGTGGATGCAAGATGAAATGGGTACGGGACTGGTTACAGTCACTGCCCGTGAAGGTCAACGTGCGTGGGCTCATGTGCCAAGCTCCAGAAAAGGTTCGTGGGATGGCTATCAAGGACCTCAGTGCGGACCTGTTTGATTGTAAAGACAGTGGGATTGTGAGCACCATTCAGATCACCACTGCGATACCTAACACAGCATATCCTGCGCAAGGACAGTGGCCAGCTCCTGTGACCAAACAGCCAGATATTAAAAACCCCAAGCTCATTAAGGATcagagaactacaggcagccCCGCacgaaaaacaattttaattactGTGAAGTCTGTCACCTCTGACACAATCCATATCTCCTGGAGACTTGCTCTGCCTATGACTGCTCTGCGACTCAGCTGGCTTAAACTGGGCCACAGCCCAGCGTTTGGATCTATAACAGAAACAATAGTAACAGGAGACCACAGCGAATACTTGGTCACAGCCCTAGAACCTGACTCGCCCTATAGAGTATGCATGGTTCCCATGGAAACCAGTAACCTTTACCTGTTTGATGAGACCCCTGTTTGTATTGAGACCGAAACTGCCCCTCTTCGAATGTACAACCCCACAACCACCCTCAATcgagagcaagagaaagaaccTTACAAAAATCCGAATTTACCTTTGGCGGCCATCATTGGTGGGGCCGTGGCCCTGGTAACCATCGCCCTCCTGGCTCTGGTGTGTTGGTATGTGCATAGGAATGGGTCGCTGTTCTCGCGGAACTGTGCGTACagcaaaggaaggagaagaaaggacgACTATGCAGAAGCTGGCACTAAGAAGGACAACTCCATCCTGGAAATCAGGGAAACTTCTTTTCAGATGCTCCCCATAAGCAATGAACCCATCTCCAAGGAGGAGTTTGTAATACACACCATATTTCCCCCGAATGGGATGAATCTGTACAAAAACAACCACAGTGAGAGCAGTAGTAACCGAAGCTACAGAGACAGTGGGATCCCAGACTCGGACCACTCGCACTCATGA